A section of the Humulus lupulus chromosome 2, drHumLupu1.1, whole genome shotgun sequence genome encodes:
- the LOC133818337 gene encoding ribulose-1,5 bisphosphate carboxylase/oxygenase large subunit N-methyltransferase, chloroplastic, with product MAEASRVLQTALVSNFNSFHRTHFSQLNPVTFRRNPVHCSVSTSENTKTTVTQSIPWGCEMDSLENASALQKWLSQSGLPPQKMAIEKVNVGERGLVALKNIRKGEKLLFVPPTLVISAESEWSSAETGKVLKQNSVPDWPLLATYLISEASIMESSRWSNYISALPRQPYSLLYWTREELDRYLEASQIRERAIERITNVVGTYNDLRLRIFSEYPDLFPEEIFNLDTYKWSFGILFSRLVRLPSMGDKFALVPWADMMNHSCEVETFLDYDKSSQGVVFTTDRPYQPGEQVFISYGKKSNGELLLSYGFVPKEGTNPSDSVELSVSLSKSDKCYKQKLEALKKHGLQASQCYPIRVTGWPLELMAYAYLAVSPPSMSGQFEEMAAAASNKVNAKKDLRYPDIEEETLQFILDSCESSISKYNKFLQQSGSLDLDVTSPKQLNRRLFLKQLAVDLCTSERRILFRAQYILRRRLRDIRSGELKGLKLFTGLRNFFK from the exons ATGGCTGAAGCTTCACGAGTGCTACAAACtgctcttgtttccaactttaaTTCATTCCACAGAACGCATTTTTCTCAGTTAAACCCGGTAACTTTCCGTAGAAACCCAGTTCATTGTTCCGTCTCTACGAGTGAAAACACCAAAACAACAGTGACCCAGAGCATCCCATGGGGCTGTGAAATGGATTCTTTGGAGAACGCTTCGGCTCTGCAGAAATGGCTGTCTCAGTCTGGTCTTCCGCCGCAGAAGATGGCAATAGAAAAAGTTAACGTGGGAGAGAGAGGGTTGGTTGCTTTGAAGAATATAAGGAAGGGGGAAAAGCTGCTCTTTGTGCCTCCCACGCTGGTCATCTCAGCAGAATCA GAATGGAGCAGTGCAGAGACTGGTAAAGTATTAAAGCAGAACTCAGTACCTGATTGGCCATTACTGGCAACTTATTTGATTAGTGAAGCAAGTATCATGGAATCTTCAAGATGGAGCAATTATATTTCTGCTTTACCTCGGCAACCATATTCACTTCTCTACTG GACACGTGAAGAACTAGATCGttatctggaagcatcacagaTTAGAGAGCGAGCTATCGAAAGGATCACAAACGTTGTTGGAAC ATACAATGATCTAAGGCTTAGGATATTTTCTGAGTACCCTGATTTATTTCCTGAAGAG ATCTTTAATTTGGACACCTACAAATGGTCATTTGGAATTCTTTTCTCCCGATTG GTCCGGTTACCTTCAATGGGTGATAAGTTTGCATTGGTTCCATGGGCAGATATGATGAACCACAGTTGCGAG GTGGAGACATTTCTAGACTATGATAAGTCATCTCAGGGAGTTGTTTTCACAACAGATAGGCCTTATCAGCCAGGTGAGCAG GTTTTCATCTCATATGGCAAGAAATCTAATGGAGAGCTGCTGCTATCCTATGGATTTGTTCCAAAGGAGGGAACCAATCCTAGTGATTCCGTTGAGTTGTCAGTGTCACTCTCAAAATCTGATAAATGTTATAAGCAGAAATTGGAAGCTCTCAAGAAACATGGATTGCAAGC ATCTCAATGTTACCCCATACGAGTCACTGGTTGGCCTTTGGAATTGATGGCATATGCTTATTTAGCTGTCAGCCCTCCATCTATGAGTGGCCAATTTGAAGAG ATGGCTGCTGCAGCATCGAACAAAGTTAATGCCAAGAAGGATTTAAGATACCCTGATATAGAGGAAGAAACTCTACAATTTATATTGGATAGTTGTGAATCCAGCATATCAAAGTACAACAAATTCTTACAG CAAAGTGGATCATTGGATTTAGATGTGACATCACCTAAGCAACTCAACCGAAGGTTGTTTCTAAAACAGCTAGCTGTAGATCTGTGTACAAGTGAGCGAAGGATACTGTTCCGTGCCCAATAT ATACTACGAAGGAGGTTAAGGGATATAAGAAGTGGTGAGTTGAAAGGTCTGAAACTTTTTACCGGGTTGCGGAATTTTTTCAAATGA